DNA sequence from the Chroococcidiopsis sp. TS-821 genome:
TTTTAACACAAGATCAAAAAGTTTTAGTCAACGAAATCGCCCCACGCACGCACAACTCCGGACACTTTACAATTGATGCATGTGTAACTTCACAGTTTGAACAACATTTACGTGCCATATGTGACTTACCTTTAGGAAGTTCGGCGTTGACGTGTGGTGGTGCGGTAATGGTTAATCTCTTAGGTTACGAGTACGCCCAGGATGAATATATTGAAAAGCGAGCGCAAATTAGTCAAGTTCCCCACGCGCGCGTTCACTGGTATGGTAAGCATGAATCGCGTCCAGGACGCAAACTCGGTCATGTTACTGTGTTGATAGATCAATTTCATCCTGAAGCTGCACAAGCGATCGCACAAAAGATTGAATCGCTTTGGTATCCTCAGCTCAATAAGTAAATACTCTTATTTAGAAGCTCATTGCCGCAAATCCTGGAATTTTAAGCTTTTTATCGCTCATTATCGCAGCAAACAAAAAACTAGAATCACTTGACGACACCAGGCACATTAATCGCTATAATGAATAAAGTTCCACTGCAGCGTTGGTGACTGCCAATAATGTTTTTGGATCTATGCTTTGTTGAATGAGGGAACCACTATAGTCTAGTGGCAGTAGACCGAGCTTTGCTACTCGGAAACTTTAAACTAGAGAAGAGGTACCCACCTGGATTTATCCAGGTCTAAAACTGAGGTAAAACGGCACTGCGGTGAACTCAAGCATAATCAAGCTCTCTTGGTTTTACACTAAGAGAGTTTTAATTATTGGTAATGGGTAATTGAAAATAGGGAACATTCTAAGATTCAGATACTATTGCCATACATAATTTTCAGACAGTTATTGAAAAATCCGAGCCATTACCAATTACCAATTCCGCGTTACCTATTAACTATTGCTATTTGCTGTATCAAATGCTGCGAAATTGTTATCCAGGATACGTTAGGATAGTGAAATTCTGATTCAAGTTGCGCTACTTTGTCTCAATTGCTGACTACTCCAGTATTTCCAGCAGCTGTTTTTCAGCTAGAAAATGGTTTAACAATTATTCATCAATATATCTCTGCTACCCCTGTTGTGGTAGTAGATGTCTGGGTACGCGCTGGTGCGATGTGCGAGCCAGAACCTTGGTATGGCATGGCGCACTTTCTAGAACACATGATTTTTAAAGGCACTTCCGCAATACCGCCAGGAGTATTTGACTACGTTATCGAAAACTTAGGAGGCACCACCAACGCCGCTACGAGCCATGATTATGCTCATTTTTTTCTGACAACCGCGGCATCATACTTAGAAGATACAGTACCATACTTGGCAGAATTACTCCTCAATCCAGCAATTCCTGATGAAGAGTTTATTTTAGAACGCGATGTTGTTCGTGAGGAAATTCGTTGCGCGTACGACGATCCCGACTGGATTGGCTTTCAAGCTTTGGGCGAGAGTATTTATCAACAGCATCCTTATGGGCGTTCGGTACTTGGCAGCGAGACGGACTTGATGCAGTATACACCAGAGGCAATGCGCTGTTTTCATCACGCGCACTATCAGCCGGAAAATATGACTGTCGTAATTGTTGGGGGTATTGCCCAAGCAGCAGCGATTGAGATAGTCTCTCAAGCTTTTCAAGAGTTCGCGCCGCGCTGCGAGTGTCCGCACACAGAAATTGTCCTTACTGAACCATTACTTGCAGGGATTCGCCGTCAAGAAATCTATTTACCTAGATTAGAGCAAGCACGATTGCTGATGGCTTGGACAGGTCCAGGAGTCGATCAACTACGCAATGCCTATGGTTTAGATCTGCTTTCGGTGTTACTCTCAGAAGGTCGTTCATCGCGATTGGTACGCGAGTTACGTGAAGAACAGCACTTAGTTCAAGGAATTGCCAGTAATTTTTCGCTACAGCGCGATTCGAGTTTATTTACTATTACGGCTTGGTTAGAATCAGAAAATTTAGAGCGTGTAGAATCACTAATTCGCACGCACTTAGAAGACTTACAAACAACTCTCATAACACCAGCAGAATTGGCGCGGTGTAAGCGCGTACTGTGCAACGATTATGCATTTTCAACCGAAACACCCAGCCAACTAGCAGGGCTTTATGGTTACTACAATACGATCGCGCAAGCCGAATTAGCAGTCATTTACCCCGAACAAATTCAGTCTTTTCCAGCTGAAGAGCTTCAATTGTTAACACAACAATATCTTTCTCCATATTCTTATGCAGTTACCGTACTCAAACCTTGCTAGCCTAAAGTAAAGAGGTCAGAGGTCAGAGGTCAGGGGTCAGGGTACAAGAAGCAGGGAAGCAAAGGTGCAGAGGAAGAATTTATGTAAACTTCTTCCACGCCAGCCACCAGCTACTAACCACGAGCTACCAAGTCACTATTCCCTCACCCCTCATATTGCACGAGCAGACAGATGAAAACGGACAACGGACAATACATCGCGATCGCATCATCACCAAATAAACAAATTACCCGCACGATTTTAAGTAACGGTATTGTTGTACTTGTAACTGAAAATCCAGCAGCCGACATCGTTGCTGCTAGAATTTTTGTCAAAGCCGGAAGTTGTCGCGAAGCCCCACATCAGTCGGGTTTAGTTCATTTACTCGCTTCGGTTCTCACTAAAGGAACGCAAAAACGCTCTTCATTGGAAATTGCTGAGCAAGTGGAATCTGTCGGGGCGAGTTTGGGTACGGATGCAGCGGCGGATTATTTCCTACTGAGTTTGAAGACGGTTAGCTCAGATTTTTTAGAGATTTTGGCACTCGCTGCTGAACTTTTGCGATCGCCTTCGTTTCCTGAATTAGAAGTCGAGTTAGAACGACGCTGGTTGATGCAAAACATTCGTTCGCAGCAAGAACAGCCGTTTACCATTGCCTTTGACCAATTACGGCAAGCAATGTACCAAAACCACCCTTATGCGTCATCAGCGTTAGGAACCGAAGCAACTGTAGCAAATCTCCGTCGCGATGATTTAATCGAATACCATCAAACGTATTTTCGTCCTGATAATTTAGTCATCAGTATTACAGGTCGCATTACGGCAAACGAGGCTGTAGCTGCTATCGAAAAGGTTTTTGGCGATTGGCAAAATCCCGCGACTTCGTTACCCGCGTTGCAACTACCTCACATTGAGCCACAACCTTATCAAATTAACAAACCTCAACCCACGCAACAATCGATTGTGATGTTAGGGTATCTGGCGCCGTCAGTACAGCAAAGTGATTATGTTGCTTTAAAGCTGTTATCTACGTATTTAGGCAATGGGCTTTCAAGTCGTCTATTTGTAGAATTGCGCGAAAAGCGGGGATTGGCTTACGATGTTTCCGCGTTTTATCCTACACGCCAAGGTGTTGCACCATTTGTAGTTTACATCGGAACCGCTCCTGAAAATACTGCGATCGCCCTTGCAGGGCTAAAAACTGAAGTTGAACTTCTCTGCACGCAACCGCTAGAAGAATATGCCTTGCAAACCGCTAAAAATAAAATACTTGGGCAGTACGCTTTAGGTAAACAAACCAATGCTCAAATTGCACAAACTTACGGCTGGTACGAAGCTTTAGGATTAGGAATCGAATTTGATATGCGCTTTCAGCAACAAATTGCAGCAGTGACTGCGAAACAGTTACAACAAGCGGCATGTCGTTATTTTCTAGAACCTTATGTCTCAATCGTAGGTCCAGAAGATGCAATTTCTCTAAGTCAAGGTTAACTATGGCTAATATTTAATAGCTTGAATTTAAGTAGGTGGACATAGTGAAACACCGCACTTGTTGGGTACTAGAAACTGATTTACCAATTACCAGTGACCAATGACCAACCTTCTCAGCAAAAATCTAAAGTGCGTCTTTGTGCGTGACTTTCCATTGCTAGCTCAATAATCCGAATCGTATCTTTTGCTTGTTCTGGTTTGACAACGATTTCTTCTTTTTGCGTTATGGCGTTGTAAATATTTTGGTAATATGCCGGATAGCAACCTGCCAGCGTTTCGATTTTTCCGTAAAAATGTAATCCGTCAATATCTGTATTCAATGTTCCCCAATGTTCTTGTGGTTCTTTTCCCCAATTAGTTCCCTGCGGTAGACGCCCTTGCTTAAGCGCCTCTTCCTGTGGGTCCATACCATATTTCACAAAAGAACCTGCTGTACCATGCAATAAGAAATGTGGTCCTAATTCCCTGACTAATTGACCAGCTTTTGCTGTAACTTTTAATTCGCCATAATTGAGAATCAATTCAAACGCATCTGCTGTTTTTGCTCCTGGTCGTTGCTTTCTAATATCAGCAGTCACCGTATCTGGTAAACCAAAAAGACAGATTGCTTGGTCGATTAAATGCGAACCAAGGTCGTATAAAATTCCCGATCCAGGCTCGTCGTATTCGCGCCAGTTTGTTTTGATCTGGTTACGAAAGCGGTCAAAATGAACTTCGTATTCGACTAGCTTTCCTAATAAACGATTCCCAATGATCCGTTTAACAGTCAGAAAATCGCCATCCCAACGGCGATTGTGATGAACACTGAGCAATTTGTTTCGTTGTTGTGCTAGCTCAATTAACTCAGTTGCTTGTTGTGATGTTGGTGTAAAAGGCTTTTCGACAACGACGTGTTTGTCTGCTAACAGTGCTTTTTGGACTAACTCGAAGTGCGAAGTATTTGGCGTAGAGACAACGACAAGATCGATATTAGGATCTGTTAGTAGTTTCTCAGCACTACTGACAGTTTCTACCCCAGGATAGCGCGTTTGACATTTAGTACCA
Encoded proteins:
- a CDS encoding pitrilysin family protein — translated: MSQLLTTPVFPAAVFQLENGLTIIHQYISATPVVVVDVWVRAGAMCEPEPWYGMAHFLEHMIFKGTSAIPPGVFDYVIENLGGTTNAATSHDYAHFFLTTAASYLEDTVPYLAELLLNPAIPDEEFILERDVVREEIRCAYDDPDWIGFQALGESIYQQHPYGRSVLGSETDLMQYTPEAMRCFHHAHYQPENMTVVIVGGIAQAAAIEIVSQAFQEFAPRCECPHTEIVLTEPLLAGIRRQEIYLPRLEQARLLMAWTGPGVDQLRNAYGLDLLSVLLSEGRSSRLVRELREEQHLVQGIASNFSLQRDSSLFTITAWLESENLERVESLIRTHLEDLQTTLITPAELARCKRVLCNDYAFSTETPSQLAGLYGYYNTIAQAELAVIYPEQIQSFPAEELQLLTQQYLSPYSYAVTVLKPC
- a CDS encoding pitrilysin family protein codes for the protein MKTDNGQYIAIASSPNKQITRTILSNGIVVLVTENPAADIVAARIFVKAGSCREAPHQSGLVHLLASVLTKGTQKRSSLEIAEQVESVGASLGTDAAADYFLLSLKTVSSDFLEILALAAELLRSPSFPELEVELERRWLMQNIRSQQEQPFTIAFDQLRQAMYQNHPYASSALGTEATVANLRRDDLIEYHQTYFRPDNLVISITGRITANEAVAAIEKVFGDWQNPATSLPALQLPHIEPQPYQINKPQPTQQSIVMLGYLAPSVQQSDYVALKLLSTYLGNGLSSRLFVELREKRGLAYDVSAFYPTRQGVAPFVVYIGTAPENTAIALAGLKTEVELLCTQPLEEYALQTAKNKILGQYALGKQTNAQIAQTYGWYEALGLGIEFDMRFQQQIAAVTAKQLQQAACRYFLEPYVSIVGPEDAISLSQG
- a CDS encoding oxidoreductase codes for the protein MNQVVQVGLIGYGMAGEVFHAPAIAVIPELKLTKVVERHGTKCQTRYPGVETVSSAEKLLTDPNIDLVVVSTPNTSHFELVQKALLADKHVVVEKPFTPTSQQATELIELAQQRNKLLSVHHNRRWDGDFLTVKRIIGNRLLGKLVEYEVHFDRFRNQIKTNWREYDEPGSGILYDLGSHLIDQAICLFGLPDTVTADIRKQRPGAKTADAFELILNYGELKVTAKAGQLVRELGPHFLLHGTAGSFVKYGMDPQEEALKQGRLPQGTNWGKEPQEHWGTLNTDIDGLHFYGKIETLAGCYPAYYQNIYNAITQKEEIVVKPEQAKDTIRIIELAMESHAQRRTLDFC